The following are encoded together in the Streptomyces rapamycinicus NRRL 5491 genome:
- a CDS encoding ATP-binding protein — translation MDTEGTFDPRSTRHNPPPPPPPQSPPSFPATPPPMPPTAPPAAPGAPPVPAPAARPSFVAWLRAPRSEAGPGVWTYEHKPKAPEEPDRIPGQRLLSGALISALCGWLVWSLIYYEYFGSFYLWPLYLLTPESWVEGDDKMAFVWAWRIYQVIFAGVLAVIFGRVGHWPEVWRRYVAPLFRRAWDEPAPEAAAAGRPEGDPVEWPQLRAAGGHSAADRLAADARGGAMNDVDHARIERAWQSVRAGRNSLASFTDTVLRNGAASYGHPSGARDLPARTARHDLLAHQVRLGTAAEDPRNPYQHRGVGLALDPEVLGTSLLAVGPPGSGKTGRVVRPVVESLCLQALAGQVAVVAVGAAGAGLGADEAFDVVVKIGRPDSGYDLDLYGGTTDPDEAAGILAEALIGDMAASLPGGDSRRAATALAQLLGPYRAAHGRFPSVPDLRELLDGSKTAVNALREALDEAGERAQARELEARVRQSGAPGDVGALLADRIALLDRPAFADFFDTAGDRRPFSLRALEHPLRVRIDLPERGHAEASRMLARLVLAQFTECAVGRVDRSLFACLVLDDASHTITPEALRGIQRLRSAHAGAVLTLRTLDDVPESLRSALLGAVGCRMACAGVTTWDGARFAEVWGTEWVETRDVTDRQIIAEEPLTKVLHFIRKVATGRAVTTQSVTVRTVERERWSASELAHAVPPGHAVLSVTSVRGEGGPPVLVDLRG, via the coding sequence ATGGACACCGAGGGCACGTTCGACCCACGCAGCACACGCCACAACCCGCCCCCACCCCCGCCTCCGCAATCCCCGCCTTCCTTTCCGGCCACCCCGCCGCCGATGCCGCCGACCGCGCCCCCGGCGGCCCCCGGCGCCCCTCCGGTCCCCGCGCCCGCGGCCCGCCCGTCCTTCGTCGCCTGGCTGCGCGCTCCGCGATCCGAGGCGGGGCCGGGGGTGTGGACGTACGAGCACAAGCCGAAGGCACCGGAGGAGCCGGATCGGATTCCGGGGCAGCGGCTGCTCAGCGGGGCCCTGATCTCGGCCCTGTGCGGCTGGCTGGTCTGGTCACTGATCTATTACGAGTACTTCGGCAGCTTCTACCTCTGGCCGCTGTACTTGCTGACCCCGGAGTCCTGGGTCGAAGGCGACGACAAGATGGCGTTCGTCTGGGCTTGGCGCATCTACCAAGTCATCTTCGCAGGGGTCCTCGCCGTGATCTTCGGTCGCGTCGGCCACTGGCCCGAGGTCTGGCGCCGTTACGTCGCGCCCCTTTTCCGGCGGGCCTGGGATGAGCCCGCTCCTGAGGCGGCTGCCGCGGGGCGGCCGGAGGGGGATCCGGTGGAGTGGCCGCAATTGCGGGCCGCGGGGGGCCACAGTGCGGCTGATCGGCTGGCGGCGGACGCGCGCGGGGGGGCGATGAATGACGTCGACCACGCCCGGATCGAGCGCGCCTGGCAGTCCGTGCGGGCGGGGCGGAATTCGCTCGCCTCGTTCACCGACACCGTGCTGCGCAATGGCGCCGCCTCGTACGGCCATCCGTCCGGGGCGCGGGATCTGCCCGCCCGGACGGCGCGGCATGATCTCCTCGCCCATCAGGTCCGCCTCGGCACCGCGGCTGAGGATCCCCGCAATCCTTACCAGCACCGTGGCGTCGGGCTCGCCCTCGATCCCGAGGTGCTCGGCACCTCGCTGCTGGCCGTCGGGCCGCCCGGTTCGGGGAAGACGGGGCGGGTGGTGCGGCCCGTCGTGGAGTCGCTGTGTCTGCAGGCGCTCGCCGGGCAGGTCGCGGTCGTGGCGGTCGGGGCGGCGGGGGCCGGGCTCGGGGCGGATGAGGCGTTCGACGTCGTCGTGAAGATCGGCCGGCCCGACTCCGGCTATGACCTCGACCTCTACGGCGGCACCACCGACCCCGACGAGGCCGCGGGCATCCTCGCCGAGGCCCTGATCGGCGACATGGCGGCCTCGCTGCCCGGCGGGGACAGCCGGCGCGCCGCCACCGCGCTGGCCCAGTTGCTCGGCCCCTACCGCGCCGCCCACGGCCGCTTCCCGTCCGTCCCGGATCTGCGGGAGCTGCTGGACGGTTCCAAGACGGCAGTCAACGCGCTGCGTGAGGCGCTGGACGAGGCGGGGGAGCGGGCGCAGGCCCGTGAGCTGGAGGCGCGGGTCCGGCAGTCGGGTGCGCCCGGGGACGTGGGCGCGCTGCTCGCGGACCGGATCGCGCTGCTGGACCGGCCCGCGTTCGCCGATTTCTTCGACACCGCGGGCGACCGCCGCCCGTTCTCGCTCCGCGCCCTCGAACACCCCCTCCGGGTCCGTATCGACCTGCCCGAGCGCGGCCATGCGGAGGCGTCGCGGATGCTGGCGCGGCTGGTCCTGGCGCAGTTCACCGAGTGCGCCGTGGGCCGGGTCGACCGTTCGCTGTTCGCCTGCCTGGTCCTGGACGACGCCTCGCACACCATCACTCCCGAGGCCCTGCGCGGCATCCAGCGGCTCCGCTCCGCCCACGCGGGCGCCGTGCTCACCCTCCGCACCCTCGACGACGTGCCCGAGTCACTGCGCAGCGCGCTGCTCGGCGCGGTCGGCTGCCGGATGGCCTGTGCCGGGGTGACGACCTGGGACGGGGCGCGGTTCGCCGAGGTGTGGGGGACGGAGTGGGTCGAGACCCGGGATGTCACCGACCGGCAGATCATCGCCGAGGAGCCGCTCACCAAGGTCCTGCACTTCATCCGTAAGGTCGCCACCGGCAGGGCGGTGACCACCCAGTCGGTGACCGTACGGACGGTGGAGCGCGAGCGCTGGTCCGCCTCGGAACTGGCCCATGCGGTCCCCCCGGGGCATGCGGTGCTGTCGGTGACCTCCGTAAGGGGCGAGGGCGGGCCCCCGGTTCTGGTGGATCTGCGCGGGTGA
- the gabT gene encoding 4-aminobutyrate--2-oxoglutarate transaminase codes for MTELSGGPALPQERRVVTAIPGPKSQELLARKNAAVASGVGSVLPVFTVRAGGGVIEDVDGNSLIDFGSGIAVTSVGSSAEAVVRRASAQLADFTHTCFMVTPYEGYVEVCEELARLTPGDHAKKSALFNSGAEAVENAVKIARSYTKRQAVVVFDHGYHGRTNLTMALTAKNMPYKHGFGPFAPEVYRVPLAYPYRWLTGPENCAEEAAAQAIDMISKQIGAENVAAIIIEPILGEGGFIEPAKGFLPRIAEFAKSNGIVFVADEIQSGFCRTGQWFACEDEGIVPDLITTAKGIAGGLPLAAVTGRAEIMDAAHSGGLGGTYGGNPVACAAALGAIETMRELDLNARAKRIEGVMKGRLGAMREKYDIIGDLRGRGAMIAIELVKSGTKDPDPAATAAVAKACHSAGLLVLTCGTYGNVLRFLPPLVIGDDLLNEGLDILESAFGEL; via the coding sequence ATGACCGAACTGTCCGGAGGCCCGGCCCTCCCCCAGGAGCGTCGCGTCGTCACCGCCATTCCCGGCCCGAAGTCGCAGGAGCTGCTCGCCCGTAAGAACGCGGCGGTCGCCAGTGGGGTGGGGAGTGTGCTGCCGGTCTTCACCGTGCGCGCGGGCGGCGGTGTGATCGAGGACGTGGACGGCAATTCGCTGATCGACTTCGGTTCCGGTATCGCCGTGACCTCCGTCGGCTCCTCCGCGGAGGCCGTCGTGCGCCGGGCGTCCGCGCAGTTGGCGGACTTCACGCACACCTGTTTCATGGTCACGCCGTACGAGGGCTATGTGGAGGTCTGCGAGGAGCTGGCCCGGCTCACGCCCGGCGACCACGCCAAGAAGTCGGCGCTGTTCAACTCGGGCGCCGAGGCGGTGGAGAACGCGGTGAAGATCGCGCGTTCGTACACCAAGCGCCAGGCGGTCGTCGTCTTCGACCACGGCTACCACGGCCGGACCAACCTCACCATGGCGCTCACCGCCAAGAACATGCCGTACAAGCACGGCTTCGGCCCCTTCGCGCCGGAGGTCTACCGCGTTCCGCTCGCCTACCCCTACCGCTGGCTGACCGGCCCGGAGAACTGCGCCGAGGAGGCCGCGGCCCAGGCCATCGACATGATCAGCAAGCAGATCGGGGCCGAGAACGTGGCCGCGATCATCATCGAGCCGATCCTCGGCGAGGGCGGCTTCATCGAGCCCGCCAAGGGCTTCCTGCCCAGGATCGCGGAGTTCGCCAAGTCCAACGGCATCGTCTTCGTCGCGGACGAGATCCAGTCCGGCTTCTGCCGCACCGGCCAGTGGTTCGCCTGTGAGGACGAGGGCATCGTCCCGGACCTGATCACCACCGCCAAGGGCATCGCGGGCGGTCTGCCGCTGGCGGCCGTCACCGGCCGCGCGGAGATCATGGACGCGGCGCACTCCGGCGGTCTCGGCGGCACCTACGGCGGAAACCCGGTGGCGTGCGCGGCGGCGCTCGGCGCGATCGAGACGATGCGCGAGCTGGACCTCAACGCCAGGGCCAAGCGCATCGAGGGGGTCATGAAGGGCCGCCTCGGCGCGATGCGGGAGAAGTACGACATCATCGGCGACCTCCGCGGCCGCGGCGCCATGATCGCAATCGAACTCGTGAAGTCCGGCACCAAGGACCCCGACCCCGCGGCCACGGCCGCCGTCGCCAAGGCGTGCCACTCGGCCGGGCTGTTGGTGCTGACCTGCGGTACCTACGGCAATGTGCTGCGTTTCCTGCCGCCGCTGGTGATCGGCGACGACCTTCTGAACGAAGGTCTCGACATCCTCGAGAGCGCCTTCGGCGAGCTGTGA
- a CDS encoding phosphatase PAP2 family protein, which produces MRETPRSQGTAGDAEPVLPQPRPGCALAHTTGASGSGSPHRSDGRPPQTPRGARHTDRHGGPGTTPPVPGPPTVHSPSAPRAPLSALRTPLALIALLALCTWQIAVHGPLRAYDERLGRAIAGSALPSPVAEFLADLGNTAVAVPVLAVAIGWAAWCTRRAEEPRWWLPPLAAAVAMAAVPALVVPFKALIDRPGPPGPLADETGFFPSGHAATAAVAYGAVALLLHPLLRPRLRRPLLVAVAVLNLAVAAGLVRRGYHWPLDTVASWCLSGLPLWTVLRVGRLSHSGQRSSPDSRTRRSPRAAPSDPD; this is translated from the coding sequence ATGAGAGAAACACCCCGCTCGCAGGGGACTGCGGGCGATGCCGAGCCGGTGCTTCCCCAGCCCCGACCCGGCTGTGCCCTCGCGCACACCACTGGAGCCTCCGGCTCCGGATCTCCTCACCGATCGGACGGCCGCCCGCCCCAAACCCCCCGGGGCGCGCGGCACACCGATCGCCACGGCGGCCCCGGAACCACCCCCCCTGTTCCGGGGCCGCCGACTGTTCACTCCCCTTCCGCGCCACGGGCGCCCCTTTCCGCGCTCCGCACGCCCCTCGCACTGATCGCGTTGCTCGCGCTGTGCACCTGGCAGATCGCCGTCCACGGCCCCCTGCGCGCCTACGACGAACGGCTCGGCCGGGCGATCGCCGGCTCGGCGCTCCCCTCCCCCGTCGCCGAGTTCCTCGCCGACCTCGGCAATACGGCGGTCGCGGTACCCGTCCTCGCCGTCGCCATCGGCTGGGCGGCGTGGTGCACCCGGCGCGCGGAAGAGCCGCGCTGGTGGCTGCCGCCGCTGGCCGCCGCGGTGGCGATGGCGGCGGTTCCGGCACTGGTGGTTCCGTTCAAGGCGCTGATCGACCGCCCCGGCCCGCCCGGGCCGCTGGCGGACGAGACCGGATTCTTTCCCTCCGGCCATGCCGCGACGGCCGCCGTCGCCTACGGCGCGGTGGCGCTGCTGCTCCACCCTCTTCTGCGCCCGCGGCTCCGGCGGCCCCTCCTGGTGGCCGTCGCCGTGCTGAACCTCGCCGTGGCAGCCGGGCTGGTCCGGCGCGGCTACCACTGGCCGCTGGACACCGTCGCGAGCTGGTGTCTGTCCGGTCTGCCACTGTGGACGGTGCTCAGGGTCGGCCGTTTGAGCCACAGCGGTCAGCGGTCCAGTCCGGACTCGCGGACCCGACGGTCACCCCGGGCCGCGCCGAGCGACCCGGACTGA
- a CDS encoding NAD(P)/FAD-dependent oxidoreductase, which yields MATDAMTRSSGGEGAPTPSAWKALAGAAYRPYWLDDPGRPGPRPALVGEEQCDLLVVGGGYSGLWTALIAKERDPGREVVLVEGQEIGWAASGRNGGFCAASLTHGLGNGAARWPDELAELERLGHHNLDAIESAVERYGIDCDFERTGEIDVATEPYQVAELREAAQLAAEIGVGEQEFLDRDAVRAEVDSPTFLAGLWDRRGVAMLHPAKLAWGLARACAELGVRIYEHTPAARLAGAGAAMDVRTPYGRVRARQVALATNAFPALVRRVRPYVTPVYDHALMTEPLNQEQLDAIGWRGRQGLSDTANHFHYFRLTADQRILWGGYDIVYRYGGRVRAEYDHHPATYRTLAQHFFRCFPQLEGVRFSHAWGGAIDTCSRFSAFFGSAHGGRVAYALGYTGLGVGATRFGAEVMLDLLAGERTERTRLEMVRSKPLPFPPEPVRWAGIGITQWSMTRADENGGRRNLWLKAMDKVGLGFDS from the coding sequence ATGGCCACGGACGCCATGACCCGCTCGTCCGGGGGCGAGGGTGCCCCCACCCCGTCCGCTTGGAAGGCCCTGGCCGGGGCCGCGTACCGGCCGTACTGGCTGGACGACCCCGGCAGGCCCGGCCCCCGCCCCGCCCTCGTCGGGGAGGAGCAGTGCGATCTGCTCGTCGTCGGCGGCGGCTACAGCGGGCTGTGGACCGCCCTGATCGCCAAGGAGCGCGACCCCGGCCGCGAGGTGGTCCTGGTCGAGGGCCAGGAGATCGGCTGGGCCGCCTCCGGGCGCAACGGCGGCTTCTGCGCCGCCTCTCTCACCCACGGCCTCGGCAACGGCGCCGCCCGCTGGCCCGATGAACTGGCCGAACTCGAACGGCTCGGCCACCACAACCTCGACGCCATCGAGTCCGCCGTCGAGCGCTACGGCATCGACTGCGACTTCGAGCGCACCGGCGAGATCGACGTGGCCACCGAGCCGTACCAGGTGGCGGAGTTGCGCGAGGCCGCCCAGCTGGCGGCCGAAATCGGCGTCGGCGAGCAGGAGTTCCTCGACCGCGACGCGGTGCGCGCCGAGGTCGACTCGCCCACCTTCCTGGCCGGGCTGTGGGACCGCCGCGGCGTGGCCATGCTGCACCCCGCCAAGCTCGCCTGGGGCCTGGCGCGGGCCTGCGCCGAACTGGGCGTACGGATCTACGAACACACCCCGGCCGCACGGCTGGCCGGCGCCGGGGCGGCGATGGACGTCCGCACCCCGTACGGCCGGGTGCGCGCCCGCCAGGTGGCGCTCGCCACCAACGCCTTCCCCGCGCTGGTACGCCGCGTCCGCCCGTACGTCACCCCCGTCTACGATCACGCGCTGATGACCGAGCCGCTCAACCAGGAGCAGCTCGACGCGATCGGCTGGCGGGGCAGGCAGGGACTCAGCGACACCGCCAACCACTTCCACTACTTCCGGCTCACCGCCGACCAGCGCATCCTGTGGGGCGGCTACGACATCGTCTACCGCTACGGCGGGCGCGTGCGCGCCGAATACGATCACCACCCCGCCACCTACCGCACCCTCGCCCAGCACTTCTTCCGCTGCTTCCCGCAGCTGGAGGGCGTGCGCTTCAGCCACGCCTGGGGCGGTGCCATCGACACCTGCTCGCGCTTCTCCGCCTTCTTCGGCAGCGCGCACGGGGGGCGGGTGGCGTACGCGCTCGGCTATACGGGCCTGGGCGTCGGGGCGACCCGGTTCGGCGCCGAGGTGATGCTCGATCTGCTCGCCGGGGAGCGCACCGAGCGTACCCGCCTGGAGATGGTCCGCAGCAAGCCCCTGCCCTTCCCGCCGGAGCCGGTGCGGTGGGCGGGCATCGGCATCACCCAGTGGTCCATGACCCGGGCCGACGAGAACGGCGGGCGCCGCAATCTGTGGCTGAAGGCGATGGACAAGGTGGGGCTGGGGTTCGACAGCTGA
- a CDS encoding ABC transporter permease codes for MTALTRWIRRNLVIIAGLGTLAYLILPNVVVLVFSFNKPNGRFNYEWQRFSTDAWTDPCGVADLCGSLSLSLKIAIWATIGATVLGTMISFALARYRFRARPAVNSLIFLPMAMPEVVMAASLATLFLNMGVDFGFWTILIAHIMFCLSFVVTAVKARVMSMDPRLEQAAQDLYASPVQTFLRVTLPIAAPGIAAGALLSFALSFDDFIITNFNAGSTVTFPMFVWGSAQRGTPVQINVIGTAMFAVAVLCVLVGQLAGARRKRS; via the coding sequence GTGACGGCCCTGACGCGCTGGATACGGCGGAACCTGGTGATCATCGCGGGGCTCGGCACCCTCGCGTATCTGATCCTGCCCAACGTCGTCGTCCTGGTCTTCTCCTTCAACAAGCCCAACGGCCGGTTCAACTACGAATGGCAGCGGTTCTCCACCGACGCCTGGACCGATCCGTGCGGCGTCGCCGACCTGTGCGGCTCGCTCTCGCTCAGCCTGAAGATCGCGATATGGGCGACGATCGGCGCGACCGTCCTCGGCACGATGATCTCCTTCGCGCTGGCCCGCTACCGCTTCCGGGCCCGCCCCGCGGTCAACAGCCTGATCTTCCTGCCGATGGCGATGCCCGAGGTCGTCATGGCCGCCTCGCTGGCCACCCTCTTCCTCAACATGGGCGTGGACTTCGGCTTCTGGACGATCCTCATCGCCCACATCATGTTCTGCCTGAGCTTCGTGGTGACGGCCGTCAAGGCGCGGGTGATGTCCATGGATCCCCGGCTGGAGCAGGCCGCCCAGGACCTCTACGCCTCCCCGGTGCAGACCTTCCTGCGCGTCACCCTGCCGATCGCCGCGCCCGGGATCGCCGCGGGCGCGCTGCTGTCCTTCGCGCTCTCCTTCGACGACTTCATCATCACCAACTTCAACGCCGGCTCGACCGTGACCTTCCCCATGTTCGTCTGGGGATCCGCACAGCGCGGCACGCCCGTGCAGATCAATGTGATCGGAACGGCGATGTTCGCGGTCGCGGTGTTGTGCGTTCTCGTCGGCCAACTGGCCGGCGCCCGCCGCAAGAGGAGCTGA